Proteins from a genomic interval of Microscilla marina ATCC 23134:
- a CDS encoding ABC transporter permease translates to MLKNYLVIAMRNMLRHKFYSLLNILGLAIGLNAFLVIMLYLNDEKNYDRFNKDIDQIFRVTQTNMWDKDSPLYLDAVGPAVAPTIRTEIPEVEEVCRVHSDGDYLGVYKDKQTNNLISFDEKKILITEANFLKVFSYPLKEGDPDKILHKPNLVVISQATARRYFGDKPALGKTIRLTKGKYDQLFEVSGVIDNKQGQSHMDFDMLVSMSSFNTIRKREWIWIWTTFVTYIKVKKQASLAELQQKLKVLPEKHAEASIKRIYGQSYKDFIGEYKPWYLQAQPLGDVYLQSTYAGNRLGAQGDIRYYYVFLAVGILIIVLSCINFMNLATARATQRAKEVGIRKVLGSERSLLVWQFLGEAFIFTLLATVLALVATEVGLGFFNQLTGRELSIMVLLQPTFLLSVILLPIVIALFAGGYPAFYMTRFTPADALKGKMNSGREGRSLRNGLVVLQFSISCVLMISSLVLFQQLKYWQTKKLGFDHKQLVVVPKVERLGNQLETFQQKLLQHTGIEQAGWSDASPPNIWMQDHLKAAEKNAIKIPVNIINTHADYLKALSLSVLEGRLFSRQFSKDTSHVIMNETAVKAMGWKVHQAVGKKLVYGGDANYFYKVIGVVKDFNFTSLQQNIEPLAFFHLGANLYAGTHRHLTFRVNNSADVSQVLSYAEGVWKLLAKDLPFEFQFMDGLFRRAYQAEQRASDILMIFTGLALFIAALGLIGLATFSAERRTKEVGVRKVLGASTLQIFTLLSKEYAKLILLALLIAVPLAYLMMDRWLQDFTYRVTIDWRNFLWTAIVALLVAGVAVVYQSVRAAFVNPVESLRDE, encoded by the coding sequence ATGTTAAAAAACTATCTTGTAATTGCGATGCGCAACATGCTTAGGCATAAGTTTTACTCTCTGTTAAACATCTTGGGGCTTGCCATTGGGCTAAACGCATTTTTGGTGATTATGCTATACCTAAATGATGAAAAAAACTATGATCGCTTTAACAAAGACATTGATCAAATTTTCCGGGTGACTCAGACTAATATGTGGGACAAAGATAGCCCGTTGTATCTTGATGCCGTAGGGCCGGCTGTAGCGCCTACAATAAGAACAGAAATACCTGAGGTAGAGGAGGTTTGTAGGGTACACTCGGACGGAGACTATTTGGGCGTTTATAAAGACAAACAGACTAATAATTTAATATCTTTTGACGAAAAAAAAATATTGATAACAGAGGCTAACTTTTTAAAAGTATTTTCTTACCCCTTGAAAGAAGGAGACCCTGACAAAATATTACACAAGCCCAACCTGGTAGTGATTAGTCAAGCTACAGCCCGAAGGTATTTTGGCGACAAGCCAGCATTGGGTAAAACCATTCGGTTAACCAAGGGTAAATATGACCAATTATTTGAAGTAAGTGGGGTAATAGATAACAAGCAGGGACAGTCACATATGGATTTTGATATGTTGGTGTCTATGTCTTCTTTTAACACCATAAGAAAGCGTGAGTGGATATGGATTTGGACTACTTTTGTGACTTATATCAAAGTGAAAAAACAAGCTTCGCTCGCTGAGCTACAACAAAAGCTGAAAGTTTTGCCTGAGAAACATGCAGAAGCATCTATTAAGCGAATTTACGGACAAAGTTACAAAGATTTTATAGGAGAATATAAGCCTTGGTATCTGCAAGCTCAACCTTTAGGCGATGTTTATCTTCAGTCTACTTATGCAGGCAATAGATTGGGTGCTCAGGGCGATATACGCTATTATTACGTGTTTTTAGCGGTAGGTATTTTAATTATTGTATTGTCTTGTATCAATTTTATGAACCTGGCAACTGCCAGAGCTACCCAAAGAGCCAAAGAAGTAGGCATACGCAAGGTATTGGGGTCAGAAAGAAGCTTACTTGTATGGCAGTTTTTAGGAGAAGCATTTATTTTTACTTTGCTGGCCACTGTATTGGCTTTAGTAGCTACAGAGGTAGGTTTAGGTTTTTTCAATCAGCTTACAGGCAGGGAGTTGAGTATAATGGTGTTGCTACAACCTACTTTTTTGTTGTCTGTGATACTTTTGCCTATAGTAATTGCCTTATTTGCGGGCGGGTATCCAGCGTTTTATATGACTAGGTTTACACCTGCCGATGCGCTCAAAGGCAAAATGAATAGTGGCAGAGAGGGGAGAAGCTTGAGAAATGGATTGGTAGTGCTACAGTTTAGCATATCTTGTGTGTTGATGATCTCCTCACTTGTGTTGTTCCAACAGCTTAAGTATTGGCAAACCAAGAAGTTAGGATTTGATCACAAACAACTGGTAGTGGTGCCAAAAGTAGAAAGGTTGGGTAACCAACTTGAGACTTTTCAACAAAAACTACTGCAGCATACAGGGATAGAGCAAGCTGGTTGGTCTGATGCGTCACCCCCTAATATATGGATGCAAGACCACCTAAAAGCCGCTGAAAAAAACGCCATTAAAATTCCTGTAAACATTATTAATACCCACGCTGATTACCTGAAGGCTTTGTCGCTGAGCGTTTTAGAAGGGCGCTTGTTTTCTCGGCAATTTTCTAAAGATACCAGCCATGTGATAATGAATGAAACAGCTGTGAAAGCCATGGGATGGAAGGTGCATCAGGCAGTAGGTAAAAAGTTGGTATATGGGGGCGATGCAAACTACTTTTATAAAGTGATAGGGGTTGTAAAAGACTTTAATTTTACTTCTTTGCAGCAAAATATCGAGCCTTTAGCATTTTTTCACCTAGGAGCAAACCTTTATGCAGGTACTCACCGTCATCTTACATTTAGGGTGAATAACTCAGCAGATGTGTCTCAAGTGTTGAGCTACGCAGAAGGTGTATGGAAATTGCTTGCCAAAGATCTGCCTTTTGAGTTTCAGTTTATGGATGGGCTATTCAGAAGAGCATATCAGGCAGAGCAGCGGGCTTCAGATATATTAATGATTTTTACGGGCTTGGCGTTGTTTATTGCGGCTTTGGGACTGATAGGGTTAGCCACGTTTTCGGCAGAGAGAAGAACCAAAGAAGTGGGAGTTCGTAAAGTGTTGGGAGCTAGCACATTACAGATTTTTACTTTGCTATCAAAAGAATATGCAAAGCTGATATTGTTGGCGTTGCTCATAGCTGTGCCATTGGCTTATTTGATGATGGATCGTTGGTTACAGGACTTTACTTACCGGGTGACTATTGATTGGCGAAACTTTTTATGGACAGCTATAGTAGCCCTGTTAGTGGCGGGTGTTGCCGTGGTATATCAGTCAGTTAGAGCGGCCTTTGTCAATCCGGTAGAATCGTTGCGGGATGAATAG
- a CDS encoding VOC family protein: MANAINWFEIPANNLERAVEFYKAVLGGEFHQQETNGVKMAFLPMDGQGQVGGALCKSEMHIPSADGAVVYLNGGKDLSTPLSKVTTAGGEVVMPKTKISDEIGYMAFFMDTEGNKVAFHSPN, translated from the coding sequence ATGGCAAATGCAATCAATTGGTTCGAAATTCCCGCCAATAATCTTGAACGTGCGGTTGAGTTCTACAAAGCGGTACTGGGTGGCGAGTTTCACCAACAAGAAACCAACGGTGTAAAAATGGCTTTTTTACCAATGGATGGTCAGGGACAGGTAGGAGGTGCCCTATGTAAAAGCGAAATGCATATACCTTCGGCTGATGGAGCAGTGGTTTATCTTAATGGAGGAAAAGACCTGAGTACCCCTTTGTCAAAGGTGACCACAGCCGGAGGAGAAGTAGTCATGCCCAAAACAAAAATATCAGATGAAATTGGCTACATGGCTTTTTTTATGGACACAGAGGGTAACAAAGTAGCCTTTCATTCGCCTAATTAA
- a CDS encoding S-adenosylmethionine decarboxylase family protein: MKAAIYNHRLWVEEVSPQVLKKSFDHVLTESGFTILNFMEHFFQPQGYTAIWLLGESHFALHTFPEENKTYIELSSCNEQMYDLFIKLIKLPVLKES; this comes from the coding sequence ATGAAAGCAGCAATTTATAACCATAGACTTTGGGTAGAAGAAGTATCCCCCCAGGTTTTGAAGAAATCATTTGATCATGTTTTAACTGAAAGTGGTTTCACGATATTAAATTTTATGGAGCATTTTTTTCAGCCTCAGGGCTATACTGCCATATGGCTGTTAGGCGAAAGTCATTTTGCCCTGCATACCTTCCCCGAAGAAAATAAAACTTATATAGAACTGAGTAGTTGTAATGAGCAAATGTATGATTTGTTTATAAAACTGATCAAACTACCTGTATTAAAAGAGTCTTAA
- a CDS encoding ComF family protein, with protein MLKKLENTWLADFFSLIFPNYCLGCEAPLTKGEKQLCTRCLYDLPQTNYHLHKDNVLSQRFWGRVPIEYAFAYLKFSKGGKVQKILHELKYDHNQTIGEMVGNWYGQLLIDAALAKLDGKQEQIFDLILPVPLHKAKLRSRGYNQSDCFARGLSAITDIPWYANVLRRNKATKTQTKKGRIDRWKNVDNIFEVLRPELVKGQHVLLVDDVVTTGATLEACANSLLKVGTAKVSVATIAVAL; from the coding sequence ATGCTAAAAAAGTTAGAAAATACCTGGCTCGCCGATTTCTTTTCTTTGATATTCCCCAATTATTGTCTGGGTTGCGAAGCACCACTCACTAAAGGAGAGAAACAGTTGTGTACACGTTGTCTTTACGATTTGCCCCAAACCAACTATCATTTGCACAAAGACAATGTGTTGTCACAAAGGTTTTGGGGGAGGGTACCCATAGAGTATGCCTTCGCTTATTTAAAGTTTTCGAAAGGAGGGAAGGTGCAAAAAATCTTACACGAACTAAAGTACGACCATAACCAAACGATAGGCGAGATGGTAGGCAATTGGTATGGTCAGTTATTGATAGATGCAGCCTTGGCAAAACTGGATGGCAAGCAAGAACAAATATTTGATCTGATATTGCCTGTACCCTTGCACAAAGCCAAACTTAGAAGTCGAGGATACAATCAAAGCGATTGTTTTGCCAGGGGGTTGTCAGCTATTACCGATATACCCTGGTATGCAAATGTGCTTAGACGAAACAAAGCTACTAAAACCCAAACCAAAAAAGGGCGTATAGACCGCTGGAAAAACGTAGATAATATCTTTGAAGTGCTCAGGCCTGAGCTGGTAAAAGGCCAGCATGTTCTATTGGTAGATGACGTAGTGACCACAGGAGCTACGCTGGAAGCTTGCGCCAATAGTTTGCTCAAGGTAGGCACTGCCAAAGTAAGCGTTGCTACTATAGCTGTAGCCCTTTAA
- a CDS encoding phosphoribosyltransferase family protein, producing MLEQQNLILSKEQVLQKTTRIAYQIYENNFQEENIVFAGIWQSGYLFAEMLEKAFTQITNRPPTMVKVSLNKTTPTQGDVSLDCPPEDLTNKTVVLIDDVLNTGRTLAYSLKPFFNVRVEKLQIAVLVDRSHKKFPVAADYVGYELSTTLKEHITAELNDEATFGVYLS from the coding sequence ATGTTAGAGCAACAAAACCTTATATTAAGCAAAGAACAGGTTTTACAAAAAACTACTCGTATAGCTTACCAAATTTACGAAAATAATTTTCAAGAGGAGAACATTGTTTTTGCTGGAATTTGGCAAAGTGGTTATTTGTTTGCCGAAATGCTGGAAAAAGCTTTTACCCAAATCACTAATCGCCCACCCACTATGGTAAAGGTAAGTCTCAATAAAACCACCCCTACTCAAGGAGATGTTTCGCTGGATTGCCCACCCGAAGACCTTACCAACAAAACGGTGGTATTGATAGACGATGTATTGAACACTGGACGTACGCTTGCCTATAGTCTTAAACCTTTTTTTAATGTAAGGGTAGAAAAACTGCAAATAGCCGTGTTGGTAGACCGCAGTCATAAGAAGTTTCCAGTAGCGGCAGATTATGTGGGATACGAGCTATCTACAACCCTTAAGGAACATATTACGGCAGAATTAAATGATGAGGCTACTTTTGGAGTATATTTAAGTTAG
- a CDS encoding TerC family protein: MEYLFTTEAAISLLSLTVLEIILGVDNVVFISIVSGKLPAEQQPRARNIGLILAIIPRVLLLLAISWVLTLTQDLVDLHLFGYRFELKGKGLILLIGGIFLIYSSTKEIHHKMTGKDEEGGKAGTASFRKVILSIVLLNIVFSFDSVLTAVGLAKHVEIMIIAVIISSLIMMGFAGKISDFVNANPTVKVLALSFLLMIGMLLMAEAIEINGHEVEVPKGYVYFAMAFSLFVELLNLRISKTNENLRQEE, from the coding sequence ATGGAGTATCTATTTACCACAGAGGCAGCAATTAGCTTATTAAGCCTTACAGTATTAGAAATTATACTTGGGGTTGACAACGTGGTATTTATCTCAATTGTATCAGGTAAACTCCCCGCAGAGCAACAGCCCAGAGCCCGAAACATAGGTTTAATACTTGCCATCATACCTCGTGTGTTATTGTTGTTGGCAATCTCGTGGGTACTTACCTTGACCCAAGACCTGGTAGACCTTCATTTATTTGGATATCGTTTCGAACTTAAAGGAAAAGGACTTATTTTATTAATAGGTGGAATATTTTTGATCTATAGCAGTACCAAAGAAATTCACCATAAGATGACAGGCAAAGATGAGGAAGGGGGGAAGGCAGGAACAGCGTCATTCAGAAAAGTTATTTTATCTATAGTGCTGTTAAATATTGTCTTTTCTTTCGACTCTGTATTGACTGCGGTAGGACTTGCCAAACACGTAGAAATAATGATCATAGCAGTGATTATATCTTCCCTGATTATGATGGGGTTTGCGGGCAAAATCAGTGATTTTGTAAATGCCAACCCAACGGTAAAAGTGCTGGCGTTGTCGTTCTTATTAATGATTGGTATGTTATTGATGGCAGAGGCTATCGAGATCAACGGACACGAAGTAGAAGTGCCCAAAGGGTATGTGTACTTTGCTATGGCATTCTCTCTGTTTGTAGAGCTGCTAAACCTTAGAATCTCAAAAACAAACGAAAACTTAAGGCAAGAAGAGTAA
- a CDS encoding DUF7873 family protein yields the protein MANKLHELLAVEQDRKHKSNQAIGEAKNTFTKKETHFDGMVKRYVPLEEDSEQIPDENKEIVNTVKEKLDSALDAIVSGIDAHISKEETNASNVAKSELIVGETNFGTFSATSLLALEAHLAKIKEMYQAIPTLDHTKKWEFDSQKGVYKTDEEVKFRSVKRPKVIVKYEATEKHPAQTELLYLDFQVGKYETTYFSGKITVTQKKMLIQRIEELLEAVKTARAKANNVEVNNIKIAQTIFDYLHQEVF from the coding sequence ATGGCAAACAAACTCCATGAATTACTAGCGGTTGAGCAAGACCGTAAACATAAATCTAATCAAGCCATTGGCGAAGCAAAAAACACTTTTACTAAAAAAGAAACCCATTTTGATGGGATGGTCAAGCGATATGTCCCATTAGAAGAGGACTCAGAACAAATACCTGATGAAAACAAAGAGATAGTGAATACGGTCAAAGAAAAACTGGATTCAGCCCTTGACGCTATCGTATCGGGCATAGACGCCCACATCTCTAAAGAGGAAACCAATGCTTCTAATGTTGCTAAATCAGAATTGATAGTAGGAGAAACCAATTTTGGTACTTTTTCGGCTACTTCGTTGTTGGCCCTGGAAGCCCACCTTGCCAAAATCAAGGAAATGTACCAGGCAATTCCTACTTTAGACCATACCAAAAAGTGGGAGTTTGACTCACAGAAGGGAGTGTATAAAACAGATGAAGAGGTAAAGTTTAGAAGTGTAAAGCGCCCTAAAGTAATTGTGAAATACGAAGCTACCGAAAAACATCCCGCCCAAACCGAGTTGTTATACCTTGATTTTCAGGTAGGTAAATATGAAACCACTTATTTTTCGGGTAAAATAACAGTTACTCAAAAGAAAATGCTTATTCAAAGAATAGAAGAGTTGTTGGAAGCAGTAAAAACGGCTCGTGCTAAGGCAAACAATGTAGAGGTCAACAACATAAAGATTGCCCAAACTATTTTTGACTATTTGCATCAAGAAGTATTTTAG
- a CDS encoding SET domain-containing protein codes for MHLKESNGFIGLYTERPYKKGELLFELRGPIKADATSTSIQISKAKHIEDAYTQYINHHCTPSAKIVGRKVMAQHDLKPNDEITFDKNIMADELQKPFVCKCCGKLLRGKKYPAT; via the coding sequence ATGCATTTAAAAGAAAGCAATGGTTTCATTGGTCTTTATACTGAACGTCCCTACAAAAAAGGAGAGTTATTGTTCGAGCTTAGAGGACCAATAAAAGCCGATGCAACCAGTACTTCTATACAAATAAGCAAAGCCAAACACATAGAAGATGCGTATACTCAATACATCAATCATCATTGTACTCCCTCGGCTAAAATAGTGGGACGCAAAGTAATGGCACAACACGACCTCAAACCAAATGATGAAATTACATTTGATAAAAACATAATGGCTGATGAATTACAAAAACCATTTGTTTGCAAATGTTGTGGCAAATTATTGCGAGGCAAGAAATACCCTGCTACCTAA
- a CDS encoding AAA family ATPase — protein MKNNSYIYYGTKCNTEELINFVKHTLTTNEIAENSGRLKTPICVWGEHGIGKTQTVENFAKANGYKFTYIAPAQFEEMGDLLGMPAINTNNSSEKDNSTVFIPPDWVPREEGPGILLIDDVNRADDRILRGIMQLLQNYELVSWKLPEKWHIILTANPDGGGDYSVTPMDFAMLTRMMHITLTFDVKKWALWAEQNGVDPRGISFVLTYPEAVTGERTTPRTLVQFFENISPLKDLKKELGLVKMLADACLDSNTVTSFMAFLNNDLSKLITPEEIINTKSFEKEVYQKIKGLVDQKTKRVDILSVICTRLINYLTIAEAKFKQGQIDNIKKFLKMDFLPNDMRLIAAQDLVSSSNPSLKSIMADPEIGQLLLKKM, from the coding sequence ATGAAAAACAACAGTTATATATATTACGGAACAAAATGTAACACTGAGGAACTAATAAACTTTGTAAAACATACTTTAACCACCAATGAAATTGCTGAAAACAGCGGTAGACTTAAAACCCCTATCTGTGTTTGGGGGGAACACGGTATTGGTAAAACCCAAACTGTAGAAAATTTTGCTAAAGCCAATGGATACAAGTTTACTTATATAGCTCCCGCACAATTTGAAGAAATGGGTGACCTCTTGGGAATGCCTGCTATTAACACCAACAATAGCTCTGAAAAAGATAATTCCACTGTTTTTATTCCACCTGACTGGGTTCCAAGAGAAGAAGGTCCTGGCATATTATTAATTGATGATGTAAACCGCGCAGATGACCGTATACTCCGAGGTATCATGCAATTGCTCCAAAATTATGAGTTGGTAAGTTGGAAACTGCCCGAAAAATGGCATATCATTCTTACGGCTAACCCAGATGGCGGCGGCGACTACTCAGTCACCCCTATGGATTTTGCCATGCTTACACGTATGATGCACATTACATTGACATTTGATGTGAAAAAATGGGCATTATGGGCCGAACAAAATGGAGTAGACCCCCGTGGAATCAGTTTTGTACTTACTTACCCAGAGGCAGTAACAGGAGAACGAACCACTCCCCGTACGTTGGTGCAATTCTTTGAAAACATTTCACCTCTTAAAGATTTAAAGAAAGAACTTGGACTGGTAAAAATGTTGGCTGATGCCTGTTTGGATAGCAATACAGTGACGTCATTTATGGCTTTTCTAAACAATGACTTGTCTAAACTGATTACTCCTGAAGAGATTATTAATACCAAAAGTTTTGAAAAAGAAGTTTACCAAAAAATAAAAGGTTTGGTAGATCAAAAAACCAAACGGGTAGACATCTTATCTGTAATTTGTACCAGGTTAATTAACTATCTGACTATAGCAGAGGCTAAGTTTAAACAAGGCCAGATAGATAATATTAAGAAATTTCTCAAGATGGACTTTTTGCCCAATGATATGAGACTAATTGCAGCACAAGACCTGGTGAGCTCTAGCAATCCTAGCCTTAAGTCTATTATGGCTGACCCCGAAATAGGCCAATTACTACTAAAAAAGATGTAG
- a CDS encoding nuclear transport factor 2 family protein, with translation MTTKEIAQKYVELNRTGQHMQALEDLFAKDAVSIEPKGTPTEHAEGLDALKKKNEEFATMVEEMHGMEVSDPIVADNFFSCTMKMDVTLKGMPRNHMEEVCLYHVKDGKITSEQFFYTPPSMN, from the coding sequence ATGACTACTAAAGAAATCGCCCAAAAGTACGTAGAATTAAACCGTACTGGACAACACATGCAGGCCTTGGAAGACTTATTTGCTAAAGATGCAGTAAGCATTGAGCCCAAAGGCACACCTACAGAGCACGCAGAAGGTTTAGATGCCTTGAAAAAGAAAAATGAAGAGTTTGCTACCATGGTAGAAGAAATGCATGGAATGGAAGTATCAGATCCCATAGTAGCTGATAACTTCTTTAGTTGCACCATGAAAATGGATGTTACCCTCAAAGGTATGCCGCGTAACCACATGGAAGAGGTTTGTTTGTACCATGTAAAAGATGGTAAAATTACATCAGAACAATTCTTTTATACGCCACCTTCTATGAATTAA
- a CDS encoding tetratricopeptide repeat protein produces the protein MNKILLFILITIVLMPQVQAQNCAKIDSLNRMWRLVKDKDIKAEINTLNALVYEYSRDHQGKAAFLAKQALEMAQKAKYDKGIADALMNNGFIEYQELHHAKTAIADYQKALKIYKNLQDKQSIMKALEAIADFYYRLGDETSYKNALSTYEQVLDYKKQAKDIAGISRVSEKLGELYSHLGQYKKAEAILHKAMENEDFLGENSNTARLLLGLYAYIDKLQNQAKGETSKNNMSLYIIIGLGALILVLLVALIYLLTQRNKTQEVLNTNIKKDSETINQ, from the coding sequence ATGAATAAGATATTGCTATTTATTCTAATTACAATCGTGTTAATGCCCCAGGTTCAAGCACAAAATTGTGCTAAGATTGATAGCCTAAACCGTATGTGGCGATTGGTAAAAGATAAAGATATAAAAGCGGAGATAAACACTTTAAACGCTCTAGTGTATGAATATAGCCGCGACCATCAGGGAAAGGCCGCTTTTTTGGCCAAACAAGCTTTAGAAATGGCTCAAAAAGCCAAATATGATAAGGGAATAGCAGATGCGTTGATGAATAACGGATTTATAGAATATCAAGAATTACATCACGCTAAAACAGCCATTGCCGACTATCAAAAAGCATTGAAGATTTATAAAAATTTACAAGATAAGCAGAGTATTATGAAGGCGTTGGAAGCCATCGCTGATTTTTACTATCGCCTGGGAGACGAAACCAGCTACAAAAATGCGTTGAGTACTTATGAGCAAGTACTTGATTATAAAAAACAAGCTAAGGACATTGCAGGCATTAGTCGGGTCTCTGAGAAGCTTGGCGAATTGTATAGTCACTTGGGGCAGTACAAGAAAGCTGAAGCCATTTTACACAAAGCCATGGAGAATGAAGACTTTTTGGGTGAAAACAGCAATACTGCACGTTTGTTACTTGGGTTGTATGCATACATAGATAAATTGCAGAACCAAGCCAAAGGTGAAACCTCTAAAAACAATATGTCTCTATATATTATCATTGGGTTAGGTGCCCTCATTTTGGTATTGCTGGTTGCGCTTATTTACCTCCTGACCCAACGCAACAAAACACAGGAAGTGCTAAATACTAATATAAAGAAAGACTCTGAAACGATCAACCAGTAG
- a CDS encoding lipocalin family protein, whose protein sequence is MRKIKYLIACLTVMTLSMSACKNKKEDPTPGSTTAKTTQEKFIGTWRTTNVKVVTKEVAVASTAPCLFDNKIVFNADNSYLKTFGEIKCSSSDTDIKGSWRLDGDEIKFSAVANNVKVTENFKLIDDNTMQYTVITSTTSDGTTTNIEVVTTFAKE, encoded by the coding sequence ATGAGAAAAATCAAATATTTAATCGCCTGCTTAACTGTTATGACCCTTTCAATGAGTGCTTGCAAAAACAAAAAAGAAGATCCGACACCTGGTAGCACTACTGCCAAAACAACCCAGGAAAAATTTATAGGAACCTGGCGTACTACTAATGTAAAGGTGGTGACAAAAGAGGTAGCTGTTGCCTCAACTGCACCTTGCCTTTTTGACAACAAAATAGTTTTTAATGCAGATAATAGTTATTTGAAAACTTTTGGAGAAATAAAGTGTAGTTCGTCAGATACTGATATTAAAGGTTCGTGGCGTTTGGATGGTGATGAAATAAAATTCTCTGCTGTTGCTAACAACGTAAAGGTAACTGAGAACTTTAAGCTGATTGATGATAACACAATGCAGTATACAGTGATAACATCGACCACCAGCGACGGAACAACTACCAATATAGAAGTTGTAACAACCTTCGCCAAAGAATAA